The Rhizobium rhododendri nucleotide sequence GCATCCGGCATTTCGAGGTGAAAAACGAGGAATGCGTTGGCTGCAATCTCTGCGTCAGCGTCTGTCCGGTCGAAAACTGCATCACCATGGAGGAACTCCCGGCTGGCACGCTGGACACACGGACCGGCAAGATTGTCGACCCGAACTACGCCAACTGGACGACGCATCCCAACAACCCCATGGCACGCCAGGCCGCCGAATAGCCTTTCGTCCTCAGTCAGCCGTTATCGATATTGGAACGGGGCCCGCCACATGTTTTTTGCTACGTGGCGGCCCCCTGCTGTCGGATCGACCCGCACGGGAATGCCAGGCCGGCAATCGAAACCGGCAACGTAGGCGTTATACAATTGGCGATTCCATGAAAAGTAACCGAAAACTCGGCTTTGACTGGATATAATCCAGCCCTCAGGTATACCGGGTTCTTGGTGCTCTCACTGGGCAGTAAATATGCTGTTCGGGCCGACTGAATGACTTTTCGAAATGCCCTCCGTGCCGGCACTGCCGAGTACCATGATGTTGTCGACCATCTGTTTGGTCGCTTCGACATGACCGATCGCGTCCACTATACTGCATTTCTGACAGGCCACGCGCGCGCCCTTCCTGCAGCCGAGCAAGCTCTCGAGGCCGCCGGAATTGCCCGCATCTTCCCGGATTGGCCGGAGCGTCGCCGTAGCCATCTGTTGCGGGCCGACATGGCGACGCTCGAGCTGGTCATGCCCCCGCCTGTCGCCTTGGCTGCCTTCTCCTCCGACGATGAAATCTGGGGCGCAGCCTATGTCATCGAAGGTTCGAAACTGGGCGGCGCGATGCTTGCAAAGCGCGTACCGGAACATTTTCCCTCCGCATATCTCTCCTACCAGGGACCCAAAGGCGCCATGAAAGCGTTTATGGATAGGCTGGATGCGGCTGCACCCGTTGACAGGGAGCGCGCGATAGCGGCGGCTAGGTCTGTATTTGCCGCTTTCAGGGCCGCCGCCGAACTCGAACTGGAGAAATCCGCCTTTTGACCGATGAATTGCAGCGTATCGACCTAACCAATTGCGATCGTGAGCCGATCCACCAGCTCGGCACGATACAGCCGTTCGGCTTTCTCCTGGCATTGTCGTCCGATTGGCTGATTGCACGGGCCTCTGTCAATCTCGGCGAATTCATCGGCGTGGAGCACGAGCAGATCCTGGGCCGGCCGCTGACGGAATTGTTTACCCCGGACGCTGTGCACACGCTGCGTAACCGGATGGCCGTGATCCGCGGGCAGGATACCGTCGAACGCCTGTTCGGCGTCGTGCTGC carries:
- a CDS encoding biliverdin-producing heme oxygenase — encoded protein: MTFRNALRAGTAEYHDVVDHLFGRFDMTDRVHYTAFLTGHARALPAAEQALEAAGIARIFPDWPERRRSHLLRADMATLELVMPPPVALAAFSSDDEIWGAAYVIEGSKLGGAMLAKRVPEHFPSAYLSYQGPKGAMKAFMDRLDAAAPVDRERAIAAARSVFAAFRAAAELELEKSAF